Proteins encoded together in one Thermococcus celericrescens window:
- a CDS encoding type I restriction endonuclease subunit R, translating into MNYRRLDEEHYVENPFLEHLRRLGWKVYRGNKLNPLVKEIKGFKRGFEPEYGDEVQLRKSFREVVLEDELKEALRRINPWLEDDQVEEAIIRIQNPPSRSLIEANMEIHNLLLEGISVSENRKTGEKSPTVRYIDFENPENNSFIAISQFKVNIPGTEGHIIPDIVLFVNGLPLVVVECKSPTIADPLDEAIKQLMRYSNRRGAKEGNEKLFWYNLFQIATFRRVAKYGTITSDKVHFVEWKDPYPYTVEDIQALLGNEHIYSQELLIRGMLSKENLLEILHTFTVFMETPKGFIKIVPRYQQFRTVQKIIKRLKSYESPEKRGGIVWHTQGSGKSLTMMFTIRALNHDPELTTFKVVLITDRRNLEKQLKETAKGVGYTVRVAQGVDHLKELLRTNTPDIVMAIVHKFQERDLEREFPVLNTSDKILIMVDEAHRSQYKLLGANMRKALPNATKIAFTGTPIDKTEVWFGEYIDKYTISQSVKDGVTVEILYEGRAHKAEISDEEAMNKRFEDVFGAVEVEKKKLILGKYTWQAYLEDEDVIRDKAKDMIDHYLKTIFPNGFKAQVVTVSRLAAIRYKHALEDALMEKIKELEENPPLKKQLGITDELFAMLKRLKVGVVISARQNDPQEWKEYTDPSKHREVIESFKTPFGEVSKSGIPGDVGIIVVKSMLITGFDAPIEQVMYLDTILKGHNLLQAIARVNRVYKNKSAGYVVDYVGITEHLEEALSIYRGEDIKEIKTSFYNREKSLDNLEVLSKKIDTFFLSHGISNWRSQFEDCIDLLEDEETRQEFLALVRKFGQELDRALPDPRAVKYARDWKILSFIRETAKNIYRDDSLSISEAANKIREIVEEFLISKGVDPKIPPTPLFSEEFEKQVKKWPPKLQAKEVESAIKEYILRHYPEDPELYERLAERLKRILEEYQGRWELLSRELLRFRRLVIRGRSEEENYGLDPKKEMPFLGVLKKELYGPLPLSELPEDDVKSMVSITKKAIDLIKQSVKVVDFWESPTKQRELRAKLLNEVIIPNVSKNPKLFKMRNKIVERWMELAYHHYSR; encoded by the coding sequence ATGAACTATCGTCGTCTCGACGAAGAGCACTACGTCGAGAATCCATTCCTTGAACATCTCAGACGTCTTGGGTGGAAGGTGTACAGGGGCAATAAGCTCAACCCCCTTGTTAAGGAGATCAAAGGCTTCAAACGTGGATTTGAACCGGAGTATGGAGATGAAGTCCAGCTAAGAAAGAGCTTCAGAGAGGTAGTCCTCGAGGACGAGTTAAAGGAAGCGCTTAGGCGAATCAATCCCTGGCTGGAAGATGACCAAGTTGAAGAGGCCATAATTAGGATACAAAACCCGCCCTCAAGGTCGCTGATCGAGGCGAATATGGAAATTCATAACCTCTTGTTAGAAGGAATTTCTGTCTCAGAAAACAGAAAAACGGGAGAAAAAAGCCCAACAGTCAGATACATAGACTTTGAAAATCCCGAGAACAATTCCTTCATTGCGATTTCTCAGTTTAAGGTCAATATTCCTGGAACGGAGGGTCACATAATACCAGACATCGTTCTCTTTGTAAACGGTCTGCCCCTTGTTGTAGTTGAATGTAAATCTCCAACGATAGCAGACCCCCTCGACGAGGCAATAAAACAACTTATGAGGTACTCAAACAGACGGGGAGCAAAGGAAGGCAACGAAAAACTGTTCTGGTACAATCTTTTCCAGATCGCAACGTTCAGGCGGGTTGCCAAGTATGGGACGATAACCTCCGACAAAGTGCACTTTGTAGAATGGAAGGATCCATATCCTTACACTGTTGAGGATATCCAGGCCCTCTTAGGAAATGAACATATTTACAGCCAGGAATTACTAATTCGGGGAATGCTCTCAAAGGAAAACTTACTTGAGATACTTCATACCTTCACGGTATTTATGGAAACTCCAAAAGGTTTCATTAAAATAGTCCCAAGGTACCAGCAATTCAGAACTGTTCAGAAGATTATTAAACGTCTAAAGTCATATGAAAGCCCGGAGAAAAGGGGTGGTATCGTTTGGCATACTCAGGGCAGCGGCAAGTCCCTAACCATGATGTTTACGATAAGAGCTCTCAATCATGATCCCGAGCTCACAACATTCAAGGTTGTGTTAATAACAGATCGGAGGAACCTAGAAAAACAGCTTAAGGAAACGGCCAAGGGAGTAGGATACACTGTCCGGGTTGCACAAGGAGTGGATCATCTGAAGGAGTTACTTAGAACAAACACTCCTGATATTGTAATGGCAATAGTCCACAAATTCCAAGAGCGTGACCTGGAGAGGGAGTTTCCAGTCTTAAATACCTCAGATAAGATTCTCATAATGGTTGACGAGGCACACAGAAGCCAGTACAAACTGTTGGGGGCTAACATGAGGAAGGCCCTTCCCAATGCGACCAAGATAGCATTTACCGGGACCCCAATCGACAAAACGGAAGTGTGGTTTGGTGAATACATTGACAAATACACCATAAGCCAGTCAGTGAAGGATGGCGTAACTGTTGAAATTCTTTATGAGGGTCGTGCCCACAAGGCAGAGATCTCAGACGAAGAGGCCATGAATAAGCGATTTGAGGATGTGTTTGGAGCTGTAGAGGTAGAGAAAAAGAAGCTTATTCTTGGAAAGTACACTTGGCAAGCATATCTGGAAGACGAGGATGTTATCAGAGACAAGGCCAAGGATATGATTGACCATTACCTCAAAACAATCTTTCCAAATGGATTTAAGGCACAGGTTGTTACTGTCTCAAGATTGGCCGCCATTAGGTACAAGCATGCTCTCGAAGATGCTCTAATGGAGAAAATTAAAGAGCTCGAAGAGAATCCTCCGTTGAAAAAACAACTTGGAATCACCGACGAGTTATTTGCTATGTTAAAGCGGCTAAAAGTGGGGGTTGTCATATCCGCTCGCCAGAATGATCCTCAAGAATGGAAGGAATACACAGATCCCTCAAAACACAGAGAGGTTATTGAGAGCTTCAAGACTCCCTTTGGGGAAGTATCCAAAAGTGGTATTCCTGGAGATGTTGGGATTATTGTTGTGAAGAGCATGCTGATTACAGGGTTTGACGCTCCCATTGAGCAGGTCATGTACTTAGATACAATATTGAAAGGGCACAATCTCTTGCAGGCAATAGCAAGGGTGAATAGAGTTTACAAAAACAAGAGTGCTGGATACGTGGTAGATTACGTTGGAATTACTGAACACCTTGAAGAAGCCCTATCTATCTACAGAGGAGAAGACATAAAGGAAATAAAGACTTCATTTTACAACAGGGAAAAGAGCTTAGACAACTTAGAAGTGCTTTCAAAGAAAATAGATACCTTCTTCTTATCCCATGGGATATCCAATTGGCGTAGTCAGTTCGAAGATTGCATAGACTTGCTTGAAGATGAAGAGACTAGGCAGGAATTTCTGGCACTCGTCAGGAAATTTGGACAAGAGTTAGATAGGGCTCTTCCTGACCCTAGAGCTGTAAAGTATGCGCGGGACTGGAAGATACTGAGCTTTATTAGAGAAACAGCCAAAAACATCTATCGAGATGATTCATTGAGTATCTCTGAGGCAGCAAACAAAATCCGCGAAATCGTGGAGGAATTCTTGATTTCAAAAGGAGTTGATCCCAAGATACCCCCAACACCCCTGTTTTCAGAAGAATTCGAGAAACAAGTTAAAAAATGGCCACCAAAACTCCAAGCCAAGGAAGTAGAATCCGCCATTAAAGAATACATACTAAGACACTACCCCGAAGATCCAGAACTTTATGAGCGCTTAGCGGAGAGGCTAAAACGAATCCTTGAGGAATATCAGGGACGGTGGGAGCTCCTTTCCAGAGAGTTGCTAAGATTCAGAAGGCTTGTCATACGTGGAAGAAGCGAAGAAGAAAATTATGGTCTTGACCCTAAGAAAGAAATGCCGTTCCTAGGAGTTCTCAAGAAAGAGCTGTATGGGCCCCTGCCTCTATCTGAACTACCAGAAGATGACGTTAAGAGCATGGTGTCCATAACTAAAAAAGCGATTGATCTTATCAAACAGAGCGTAAAAGTTGTGGATTTCTGGGAGAGTCCAACCAAGCAGAGAGAGCTTAGAGCAAAATTGCTCAATGAGGTCATAATCCCCAATGTGAGTAAGAATCCAAAGTTGTTTAAAATGAGAAACAAAATCGTGGAGAGGTGGATGGAGCTTGCATACCACCATTACAGTAGATGA
- a CDS encoding restriction endonuclease subunit S encodes MSELPEGWVKALVKDLFHVETGTTPPTGVREYWEKGTVNWYTPVDLSKIAETIYLPESERKITIRAVKEAGLRVIPRDSIIVSTRAPVGYVGLTLVESTFNQGCKGLVPKESDVATEFFAYYLKWIRPQLEKYSGGSTFQELKKEALENLTILKPPLPEQRKIAEILLKVDSLIEKTERIIEKYERIKRGLSQDLLTRGIDENGHIRSEETHEFKDSPVGRIPKEWNVGYVSDFSDINPKTPIDPNQVYPFIEMDAVPIRGKMYKYLSYRKGSEAGSKFKGGDILLARITPSAENGKALLVPEDIEIGIGSTEFIVFRAKEGVDKEFLFYLLTSDYVHNRAVTLMEGTSGRQRIPTYVFDEIIQVAMPPLPEQRRIAQVLSQVDNILDKERRELEKLKRLKRGLMNDLLSGKVRATPLLEGEVT; translated from the coding sequence ATGAGTGAGCTCCCTGAGGGGTGGGTAAAGGCTTTGGTAAAAGACCTTTTTCATGTAGAGACCGGAACTACGCCACCAACTGGTGTCAGGGAATACTGGGAAAAGGGAACTGTGAACTGGTACACTCCTGTTGATTTAAGCAAAATAGCAGAGACTATTTATCTCCCTGAGAGTGAGCGAAAAATAACAATCCGAGCCGTAAAAGAAGCAGGCTTAAGAGTAATTCCCCGCGATTCGATAATAGTATCCACAAGGGCCCCTGTTGGGTATGTTGGGTTGACTCTGGTAGAGTCAACATTCAATCAAGGATGCAAAGGGCTAGTACCTAAAGAAAGTGATGTTGCTACTGAATTTTTTGCTTATTACTTAAAGTGGATTCGCCCCCAACTTGAGAAATACAGTGGTGGCAGTACATTTCAAGAATTAAAAAAAGAAGCTCTTGAAAATCTCACTATCCTAAAGCCTCCACTCCCAGAACAGCGCAAAATCGCCGAGATCCTCTTGAAGGTCGATTCCCTTATCGAAAAGACTGAAAGGATAATAGAGAAGTACGAGCGCATAAAGAGGGGCCTCTCACAGGACTTGCTCACCAGGGGCATAGACGAGAACGGCCACATCAGGAGCGAGGAGACCCATGAGTTCAAGGACTCACCTGTTGGGAGGATCCCGAAGGAGTGGAATGTAGGTTATGTTTCAGACTTTTCAGATATCAATCCAAAAACCCCTATCGACCCGAACCAAGTTTACCCCTTCATTGAAATGGATGCTGTTCCTATTCGTGGAAAAATGTACAAATACCTGTCTTACAGGAAGGGCTCAGAGGCAGGCTCCAAATTTAAAGGTGGCGACATTCTTTTAGCCCGGATAACCCCAAGTGCAGAGAATGGAAAAGCTCTATTAGTCCCTGAGGATATTGAAATTGGTATTGGCTCCACAGAATTCATAGTGTTTAGAGCCAAAGAGGGAGTTGACAAAGAATTCCTGTTTTATCTCCTAACAAGTGATTATGTTCACAACAGGGCTGTAACGTTAATGGAAGGAACTTCTGGACGCCAGAGAATTCCTACATATGTATTTGACGAGATTATTCAAGTTGCCATGCCACCCCTTCCAGAACAGCGCCGCATTGCTCAAGTCCTGTCTCAGGTGGACAATATCCTCGACAAAGAACGCAGGGAGTTAGAAAAACTTAAGAGGCTCAAGCGTGGACTAATGAATGATCTCTTAAGTGGTAAGGTACGAGCAACTCCACTGTTGGAGGGTGAAGTTACATGA
- a CDS encoding M48 family metallopeptidase, which translates to MHTTITVDDLQVYVHKTNRKSLELRVSEDGAIIVKVPTEATMETVVEFINKHREWIAKKRGTILKRDPKILSRRFLPGESFLYLGRYYRLKIVSNQSKPLIFKDGWFYLSESYVDQARDVFVSWYRQQAREIIKRRVKWYASLGGFEYKRVNITNARKRWGSCTREGTLNFSWRLIMAPLRAIDYVVIHELVHTIEPRHTKEFWAKVKVLMPDYENWKKWLDENGYLLTLII; encoded by the coding sequence TTGCATACCACCATTACAGTAGATGATTTACAGGTCTATGTACACAAGACCAATAGAAAGTCATTAGAGCTGAGAGTTAGTGAAGATGGTGCAATAATAGTAAAGGTTCCTACTGAGGCAACTATGGAAACTGTAGTTGAGTTCATAAATAAACACAGAGAGTGGATTGCAAAGAAAAGAGGGACGATACTAAAGAGAGATCCAAAAATTCTATCTAGAAGGTTTCTCCCAGGGGAAAGTTTTCTCTATTTGGGGAGATATTACCGCTTGAAGATAGTATCAAATCAGTCTAAGCCGTTAATTTTCAAAGATGGATGGTTTTACTTATCTGAAAGTTATGTCGACCAGGCAAGAGACGTTTTTGTTAGTTGGTACAGACAACAAGCAAGGGAAATAATTAAACGACGTGTTAAATGGTATGCGTCTTTGGGGGGATTTGAGTACAAGAGAGTCAACATAACCAATGCAAGAAAACGCTGGGGGTCCTGTACCAGAGAAGGTACTTTAAATTTCTCCTGGAGGTTAATAATGGCTCCTCTTCGCGCCATTGACTATGTTGTTATCCATGAGTTAGTGCACACGATAGAACCGAGACACACAAAAGAATTTTGGGCGAAGGTAAAAGTCCTAATGCCAGACTATGAAAATTGGAAGAAATGGCTTGATGAAAATGGATATTTGCTAACTTTGATCATATGA